A genomic window from Planctomycetota bacterium includes:
- the rpoB gene encoding DNA-directed RNA polymerase subunit beta: MRVTKVRDYSKRGDALPIPNLIEVQQAAYERFLQLEKTYDKRTKGMGLEALLREIFPIESYDGTMKLEYLYYKLDEPRYTPDECRELRLTYGMPFRIAVRLIRKDVAELPEEEIYLGEIPILMGGGEFIVNGAERVIVNQLHRSPGVDFSVASLESDRPLHSARIIPERGSWIEIEVTKKDVLAMRIDQSTKIAATTFMRAMDEKFSTTASLLKAFYEVESVAVGKLKPEHYAAAPIIDKETGEELVGAAHQIGEAIGKVQASNLKNVEVISNAADPLILNTIAAERTDQFPDHTEYEAALLRLYARLRPGNPPQVDKARALFAEKFYDENRYRLGKVGRFRINRKFNLNIPETDMKIRAEDFMAVLKYLLDLRSNRNDAHVDDIDHLGNRRLRTLDELAVEEMRKGFLKLRRTVQERMSVKDPDELSKIADLINSKAISSSIDFFFGRGELSQVVDQTNPLSQLTHERRLSALGPGGLNRKRAGFEVRDVHISHYGRICPIETPEGTNIGLIASLGIYSMIDEYGFLLTPYQKVKSGKITGDHVYLRADEEMLTIMTPNDAVGDDGKLTSGHCLARIKGELAQIDSSQVEYVDISPKQIVGVSAALIPFLEHDDANRALMGSNMQRQAVPLIKSEPPIVSTGMEKEVPKNSGMVVIARNAGTVTSIDAQHIVIDNADEYVLRKFVGLNEKTCLNQRPIVKLGQKVKKGQIIADGAATSQGELALGKNVMVAFNTFDGYNFEDAIVMNENLVKNDTFTSIHIEEFDVEARETKLGREEFTRDIPNVSEKQLASLDEYGVIQIGTHVKPGDILVGKVSPKSKSELTPEEKLLHAIFGRAGEDVKNDSLEVPAGTEGVVIAAKRFSRRMHMSDDQKKQLKKEMRDYEKGQHGKAITLFRQMVDQINEVTGTPMVDPSTRQKVGASEIDEVILEQIENFKTKWIKGSKTAQQQAEQIHGQFWPRIAAVLAEKERKLAHMKRGDELPSGVLEMVKVYLCTKRQLSVGDKMAGRHGNKGVIARIVPQEDMPFLEDGRPVEVLLNPLGVPSRMNVGQILETHLGWAAAVLGFQAVTPVFDGATEDEVHSAIAEANDHVRSRIKECADTHTPCPSDENQTVMPPGGKVQLYDGRTGEPFDQRTTVGYMYLVKLHHLVDDKIHARATGPYSLITQQPLGGKARTGGQRFGEMEVWALEAYGAAYILQELLTVKSDDVEGRTKIYESMVKGTNKLEAGMPVAFDVLCNEIRGLGLNITLEKKQLEGGSLL; encoded by the coding sequence ATGCGCGTGACGAAAGTGCGCGATTACTCCAAACGCGGCGATGCGCTTCCGATTCCGAACCTCATCGAGGTTCAGCAGGCGGCGTACGAACGGTTCCTCCAGCTTGAGAAAACTTACGACAAGCGCACCAAGGGCATGGGCCTGGAAGCGCTCTTGCGCGAGATTTTCCCCATCGAGTCCTACGACGGCACGATGAAGCTGGAGTATCTCTATTACAAGCTCGACGAGCCGCGCTATACGCCCGACGAGTGCCGCGAGCTTCGGCTGACCTACGGCATGCCGTTCCGCATCGCCGTGCGCCTCATCCGCAAGGACGTGGCCGAGCTGCCCGAAGAAGAGATTTACCTCGGCGAGATTCCGATCCTGATGGGCGGCGGCGAGTTCATCGTCAATGGCGCCGAGCGCGTCATCGTCAATCAGCTTCACCGTTCGCCCGGCGTGGACTTCTCGGTCGCGTCGCTCGAATCGGACCGCCCGCTGCACTCGGCCCGCATCATTCCCGAGCGCGGGTCGTGGATCGAGATCGAGGTGACGAAGAAGGACGTGCTGGCGATGCGCATCGACCAGTCGACCAAGATCGCCGCCACGACCTTCATGCGCGCCATGGACGAGAAGTTCTCGACCACCGCGTCGCTGCTCAAGGCGTTCTACGAAGTCGAGTCCGTCGCCGTCGGCAAGCTCAAGCCCGAGCACTACGCCGCCGCGCCGATCATCGACAAGGAGACCGGCGAGGAACTCGTCGGCGCCGCTCACCAGATCGGCGAAGCGATCGGCAAGGTGCAGGCGTCGAACCTCAAGAATGTCGAGGTCATCTCCAACGCCGCCGACCCTCTGATCCTCAACACGATCGCCGCCGAGCGGACCGATCAGTTCCCCGATCACACCGAATATGAAGCGGCGCTCTTGCGTCTGTACGCCCGTCTGCGCCCCGGCAACCCGCCGCAGGTCGACAAGGCCCGGGCCCTGTTCGCCGAGAAGTTCTACGATGAGAACCGCTACCGCCTGGGCAAGGTCGGCCGGTTCCGCATCAACCGCAAGTTCAACCTGAACATCCCCGAAACCGACATGAAGATCCGCGCTGAGGACTTCATGGCGGTGCTCAAGTACCTGCTGGATCTGCGCTCCAACCGCAACGACGCCCACGTCGACGATATCGACCATCTGGGCAACCGCCGTCTGCGCACGCTTGATGAGCTTGCCGTCGAAGAGATGCGCAAGGGTTTCCTCAAGCTTCGCCGCACGGTGCAGGAGCGCATGAGCGTCAAGGACCCCGATGAGCTTTCCAAGATCGCGGACCTGATCAACTCCAAGGCGATCAGTTCGTCGATCGACTTCTTCTTCGGCCGCGGCGAACTGTCGCAGGTCGTCGACCAGACGAACCCGCTTTCGCAGCTCACGCACGAGCGTCGTCTTTCGGCGCTGGGCCCGGGCGGTCTGAACCGCAAGCGCGCCGGCTTCGAAGTCCGCGACGTGCATATCTCGCACTACGGACGCATCTGCCCGATCGAAACGCCGGAAGGTACGAACATCGGCCTGATCGCGTCGCTGGGCATCTACTCCATGATCGACGAGTACGGCTTCCTGCTCACGCCGTATCAGAAGGTCAAGAGCGGCAAGATCACCGGCGATCACGTCTATCTTCGCGCTGACGAAGAGATGCTCACCATCATGACCCCCAACGACGCGGTCGGCGACGACGGCAAGCTGACGAGCGGTCACTGCCTCGCCCGCATCAAGGGCGAACTGGCCCAGATCGACTCGTCGCAGGTCGAGTACGTCGACATCAGCCCCAAGCAGATCGTCGGCGTGTCGGCGGCGCTGATTCCGTTCCTGGAGCACGACGACGCGAACCGCGCGCTGATGGGTTCGAACATGCAGCGCCAGGCCGTGCCGCTCATCAAGTCTGAGCCGCCGATCGTTTCGACGGGCATGGAAAAGGAAGTGCCCAAGAACTCGGGCATGGTGGTGATCGCCCGCAACGCCGGCACGGTCACGAGCATCGACGCGCAGCACATCGTCATCGACAACGCCGACGAATACGTGCTTCGCAAGTTCGTGGGCCTCAATGAGAAGACCTGTTTGAACCAGCGGCCGATCGTCAAGCTCGGCCAGAAGGTCAAGAAGGGTCAGATCATCGCCGACGGCGCCGCCACTTCGCAGGGCGAACTGGCGCTGGGCAAGAACGTCATGGTCGCGTTCAACACGTTCGACGGCTACAACTTCGAAGACGCGATCGTGATGAACGAAAACCTCGTCAAGAACGACACGTTCACCTCGATCCACATCGAGGAGTTCGACGTCGAAGCCCGCGAGACGAAGCTCGGCCGCGAGGAATTCACGCGTGACATTCCCAACGTGTCGGAAAAGCAGCTTGCGAGTCTCGACGAATACGGCGTGATCCAGATCGGCACGCACGTCAAGCCCGGCGACATCCTCGTGGGCAAGGTTTCGCCCAAGTCCAAGAGCGAACTGACGCCGGAAGAGAAGCTGCTGCACGCCATCTTCGGCCGGGCCGGCGAAGATGTGAAGAACGATTCGCTGGAAGTGCCGGCGGGGACGGAAGGCGTGGTCATCGCGGCCAAGCGCTTCAGCCGCCGCATGCACATGAGCGACGATCAGAAGAAGCAGCTCAAGAAGGAAATGCGTGACTACGAGAAGGGCCAGCACGGCAAGGCCATCACGCTGTTCCGTCAGATGGTGGATCAGATCAACGAAGTCACCGGCACGCCGATGGTCGACCCGTCGACGCGTCAGAAGGTCGGCGCTTCGGAAATCGACGAGGTCATTCTCGAGCAGATCGAGAACTTCAAGACCAAGTGGATCAAGGGCTCCAAGACGGCTCAGCAGCAGGCGGAGCAGATTCACGGCCAGTTCTGGCCGCGCATCGCCGCCGTGCTTGCCGAGAAGGAGCGCAAGCTCGCTCACATGAAGCGCGGCGACGAGCTGCCTTCGGGCGTGCTGGAGATGGTCAAGGTCTACCTGTGCACCAAGCGTCAGCTCTCGGTCGGCGACAAGATGGCCGGTCGTCACGGCAACAAGGGCGTCATCGCCCGCATCGTGCCGCAGGAGGACATGCCGTTCCTCGAGGACGGCCGCCCGGTCGAAGTGCTGCTCAATCCGCTGGGCGTGCCTTCGCGCATGAACGTGGGGCAGATTCTCGAGACGCACCTGGGCTGGGCCGCCGCGGTGCTGGGCTTCCAGGCCGTCACGCCCGTCTTCGACGGCGCGACGGAAGACGAAGTCCACAGCGCGATCGCCGAAGCCAACGACCATGTGCGCAGCCGCATCAAGGAATGTGCGGACACGCATACGCCTTGCCCGTCCGACGAGAACCAGACCGTCATGCCGCCCGGCGGTAAGGTCCAGCTCTACGACGGCCGCACCGGCGAACCGTTCGATCAGCGCACGACCGTGGGCTACATGTATCTGGTCAAGCTACATCACCTGGTGGATGACAAGATCCACGCCCGCGCGACCGGCCCGTACTCGCTCATCACGCAGCAGCCCCTCGGCGGCAAGGCCCGCACGGGCGGCCAGCGGTTTGGTGAGATGGAAGTGTGGGCGCTGGAAGCGTACGGCGCGGCGTACATCCTGCAGGAACTGCTCACCGTCAAGTCCGACGACGTCGAAGGTCGCACCAAGATCTACGAGTCGATGGTCAAGGGCACCAACAAGCTCGAAGCGGGCATGCCCGTCGCCTTCGACGTGCTCTGCAACGAAATCCGCGGCCTGGGCCTGAACATCACGCTCGAGAAGAAGCAGCTCGAAGGCGGGTCACTGCTCTGA
- a CDS encoding 50S ribosomal protein L7/L12, giving the protein MSDTATFDAAIKELGDKIAGLTLKQAVDLKDYLKAEYGLEPAAGGAVMMAGPAAGGGEAAAEEKTAFDVILKGAGDKKIQVIKAVREATGLGLKEAKDLVDGAPKPVKEGITKDEANALAEKIKEAGGEVEIK; this is encoded by the coding sequence ATGTCCGACACGGCAACATTCGATGCGGCGATCAAGGAGCTCGGCGACAAGATCGCGGGTCTGACCCTCAAGCAGGCGGTCGACCTGAAGGATTACCTCAAGGCCGAGTACGGCCTGGAGCCGGCGGCGGGCGGGGCGGTCATGATGGCCGGTCCGGCGGCAGGCGGCGGCGAAGCGGCGGCCGAAGAGAAGACCGCGTTCGACGTGATCCTCAAGGGCGCCGGCGACAAGAAGATCCAGGTCATCAAGGCCGTCCGCGAAGCGACCGGTCTGGGCCTCAAGGAAGCCAAGGACCTCGTCGATGGCGCTCCCAAGCCCGTCAAGGAAGGGATCACCAAGGACGAAGCCAACGCGCTGGCCGAGAAGATCAAGGAAGCCGGCGGCGAAGTCGAAATCAAGTAA
- the rplJ gene encoding 50S ribosomal protein L10, which produces MSKPVKSMIIDLYQRQFADLDGAVLIDIRGITANDTRQLRSSFAKNDVKITVVKNSLARKALTGTSLEAINELIEGPTAVVSGGESVVNVARDLIDFVKKMPNLQIKGAVMEGTVFGAKDVDRLSKFPTRVEAQAQVIQVILSPAGNIISAATSAGNNIASILKTIEEKLEKGEAVTKVA; this is translated from the coding sequence ATGAGCAAACCCGTCAAGAGCATGATCATCGACCTGTACCAGCGTCAGTTCGCTGACCTGGACGGCGCCGTCCTGATCGACATCCGCGGCATCACCGCCAACGACACGCGTCAGCTTCGCTCCTCGTTCGCCAAGAACGACGTGAAGATCACCGTGGTCAAGAACTCGCTGGCCCGCAAGGCGCTGACCGGCACGAGTCTCGAAGCCATCAACGAGCTGATCGAGGGGCCGACGGCCGTGGTGAGCGGCGGCGAGAGCGTCGTGAATGTGGCGCGCGACCTGATCGACTTCGTCAAGAAGATGCCCAATCTTCAGATCAAGGGCGCGGTCATGGAGGGCACGGTGTTCGGCGCCAAGGACGTCGATCGCCTGAGCAAGTTCCCGACCCGCGTCGAGGCCCAGGCCCAGGTCATTCAGGTCATCCTCAGCCCCGCCGGCAACATCATCAGCGCGGCCACCAGCGCCGGCAACAACATCGCTTCGATCCTCAAGACGATCGAAGAGAAACTCGAGAAGGGCGAAGCCGTCACGAAGGTGGCGTAA
- a CDS encoding 50S ribosomal protein L1, translated as MPVRHGKRYRNDVKNVVENQTLPLPEAVAKLKTFKATKFDMSVDLCVHLGVDPKHADQLVRGSISLPHGTGKSKRVVCFCGADKVEAAKKAGAIEAGGEELAKRVEEGWMDFDVAVASPDTMRYVGKLGKVLGPKGLMPSPKAGTVTADVEKAVREYAAGKIEFRTDKGGNVHAPVGKFSFSEQQIAENAQAMLDTIVRMKPSSVKGQYIKKISLSGTMTPGVLITNVS; from the coding sequence ATGCCGGTTCGGCACGGAAAACGCTATCGGAACGATGTGAAGAACGTCGTTGAAAACCAGACGCTGCCGCTCCCCGAGGCGGTGGCGAAACTCAAGACTTTCAAAGCCACGAAGTTCGACATGAGCGTCGATCTGTGCGTGCATCTGGGCGTGGACCCCAAGCATGCGGATCAGCTTGTGCGCGGCTCGATCTCGCTGCCGCACGGCACGGGCAAGAGCAAGCGGGTCGTGTGCTTCTGCGGCGCCGACAAGGTCGAAGCGGCCAAGAAGGCCGGGGCGATCGAAGCGGGCGGCGAAGAGCTGGCCAAGCGCGTCGAAGAGGGCTGGATGGATTTCGACGTGGCGGTGGCGAGCCCGGACACGATGCGTTACGTGGGCAAGCTCGGCAAGGTGCTGGGCCCCAAGGGTCTGATGCCTTCGCCCAAGGCCGGGACGGTGACGGCGGACGTGGAGAAGGCGGTTCGCGAATACGCGGCCGGCAAGATCGAGTTCCGCACCGACAAGGGCGGCAACGTGCATGCGCCCGTCGGCAAGTTCTCCTTCTCCGAGCAGCAGATCGCGGAGAACGCGCAGGCGATGCTCGACACGATCGTCCGCATGAAGCCCAGCTCGGTCAAGGGCCAGTACATCAAGAAGATCAGTCTCTCGGGCACGATGACGCCCGGCGTCCTGATCACCAACGTGTCCTGA
- the rplK gene encoding 50S ribosomal protein L11 — MAKQITKEFKLQAPGGQATPAPPIGPALGQHGVNPGQFIQQFNERTRPLNGKVVTVVVRVYNDRSFDFEVKSPPAAVMIKDAAGVPKGSGTPNKEKVGKVTKAQIEAIAKEKMPDMNSHTLEAACRVIEGTAKSMGITVEG, encoded by the coding sequence ATGGCCAAGCAGATCACCAAAGAGTTCAAACTTCAGGCCCCCGGCGGTCAGGCGACCCCGGCTCCGCCCATCGGACCGGCCCTCGGTCAGCACGGCGTGAACCCCGGCCAGTTCATTCAGCAGTTCAACGAACGCACCCGCCCGCTCAACGGCAAGGTCGTGACCGTCGTCGTCCGCGTCTATAACGACCGCAGCTTCGACTTCGAGGTCAAGAGCCCGCCCGCCGCGGTCATGATCAAGGACGCTGCCGGCGTTCCCAAGGGTTCGGGCACGCCGAATAAGGAAAAGGTCGGCAAGGTCACCAAGGCGCAGATCGAAGCGATCGCCAAGGAAAAGATGCCCGACATGAATTCGCACACGCTTGAGGCGGCCTGCCGCGTGATCGAAGGCACGGCCAAGAGCATGGGCATCACGGTCGAAGGTTAA
- a CDS encoding uracil-DNA glycosylase, protein MALHVDTQTPLPPNTMTRPQKIDALAALEQELADFVDKNWPRDGWQRLVFGEGDPEAKLMFIGEGPGADEDKLGRPFVGRAGQLLDKQIAAMTLQREEVYIANIAKTRPPENRVPTPDEAARWMPFLVRQIEIIQPKVIVTLGGTSAKYLLNDPKLAITRQRGQWRLFRGIDLMPTFHPAYLLRQYTHENRERVWLDLQAVMQKLGLQK, encoded by the coding sequence ATGGCCCTACACGTCGACACCCAAACCCCCCTCCCGCCCAACACCATGACGCGACCGCAGAAGATCGACGCCCTCGCCGCACTCGAGCAGGAACTCGCCGACTTCGTCGATAAAAACTGGCCCCGTGATGGCTGGCAGCGCCTCGTGTTCGGCGAAGGTGACCCGGAAGCGAAGCTGATGTTCATCGGCGAAGGCCCCGGCGCCGACGAAGACAAACTCGGTCGCCCCTTCGTCGGCCGGGCCGGCCAACTGCTCGACAAGCAGATCGCCGCCATGACCCTCCAGCGCGAAGAGGTCTACATCGCCAACATCGCCAAGACCCGCCCGCCGGAAAACCGCGTGCCGACCCCCGACGAAGCCGCACGGTGGATGCCCTTCCTCGTCCGCCAGATCGAAATCATCCAACCCAAAGTCATCGTCACCCTCGGCGGCACCAGCGCCAAGTATCTCCTCAACGACCCCAAACTCGCCATCACCCGCCAGCGCGGCCAGTGGCGCCTCTTCCGCGGCATCGACCTCATGCCCACCTTCCACCCCGCCTACCTCCTCCGCCAGTACACCCACGAAAATCGCGAACGCGTCTGGCTCGACCTTCAGGCCGTCATGCAAAAACTCGGCCTCCAAAAATAG
- a CDS encoding VOC family protein: MKPKNTLCLWYDRDAEEAARFYAAVFPDSSVTAVHRAPGDYPSGKKGDVLTVEFTVLGLPCLGLNGGPAFQHSEAFSFQIATDDQAETDRYWNALIQNGGQESACGWCKDKWGLSWQITPRALTDAITDPDPAAAQRAFEAMMTMQKIDIAAIEAARRG; this comes from the coding sequence ATGAAACCCAAAAACACACTCTGCCTCTGGTACGACCGCGACGCCGAGGAAGCCGCCCGCTTCTACGCCGCCGTCTTCCCCGACTCCTCCGTCACCGCCGTCCACCGCGCCCCCGGCGACTACCCCTCCGGCAAAAAAGGCGACGTCCTCACCGTCGAGTTCACCGTCCTGGGCCTCCCCTGCCTCGGCCTCAACGGCGGGCCCGCCTTCCAACACTCCGAGGCCTTCTCCTTCCAGATCGCCACCGACGATCAGGCCGAAACCGACCGCTACTGGAACGCCCTCATCCAAAACGGGGGACAGGAAAGCGCCTGCGGCTGGTGCAAAGACAAATGGGGCCTCTCCTGGCAAATCACCCCCCGCGCCCTCACCGACGCCATCACCGACCCCGACCCCGCGGCCGCCCAGCGCGCCTTTGAAGCCATGATGACCATGCAAAAAATCGACATCGCCGCCATCGAAGCCGCAAGACGCGGGTGA
- a CDS encoding alpha/beta fold hydrolase — MAELPVIFFPGLSGDPRVFEPQTEAIPHLSIAQWPKPNVTEGLSAYAARVARRVDPGRPCIIGGVSFGGIVALEVAHHLDARACILIASTRDARGLPNSLRLLRPLASVTAEPVLRIATPLCVTSAAVSAPRVYQRLARSPDDDRVFRLWALRALLKWRSPCDARLPIFQLHGERDRTFPASRSQADVILPHAGHMLTLTHADAVNEFIRRAIRSAAA; from the coding sequence ATGGCTGAATTGCCTGTCATCTTCTTCCCCGGCCTGAGCGGGGATCCGCGCGTGTTTGAGCCGCAGACCGAGGCCATCCCCCACTTGTCCATCGCTCAATGGCCCAAACCGAACGTCACCGAAGGATTGTCGGCATATGCCGCTCGCGTGGCGAGGCGTGTCGATCCCGGTCGGCCCTGCATCATCGGGGGCGTGTCGTTCGGCGGCATCGTTGCGCTCGAAGTCGCCCATCACCTTGATGCTCGGGCCTGCATACTGATCGCTTCCACACGTGACGCGCGCGGCCTGCCGAACAGCTTGCGCCTGCTGCGGCCATTGGCGAGCGTGACCGCCGAGCCGGTGCTTCGAATCGCCACGCCACTTTGCGTCACGTCCGCCGCAGTTTCCGCACCGCGCGTTTACCAGCGACTGGCGCGGTCACCCGATGATGACCGTGTGTTCAGACTTTGGGCCTTACGTGCCTTGTTGAAGTGGCGCTCGCCATGTGACGCGCGCCTCCCGATCTTTCAATTGCACGGCGAACGCGACCGTACCTTCCCCGCGTCACGATCACAGGCCGATGTGATCCTCCCCCACGCCGGCCACATGCTCACATTGACGCACGCCGACGCTGTTAATGAGTTCATCAGGCGCGCGATAAGGAGTGCCGCAGCGTGA
- the rplU gene encoding 50S ribosomal protein L21 codes for MMYAVIEDSGSQIKVGKGDIIRVDLRDLAEDQTELSFDRVLVVGGGDAPRIGAPYVSGATVKAEVLTEVRGDKITIIKFRRRKNYRRKNGHRQRFLRVRVTDIAG; via the coding sequence ATCATGTACGCAGTCATCGAAGACAGTGGCAGCCAGATCAAGGTCGGCAAGGGCGACATCATCCGTGTCGACCTGCGGGACCTTGCCGAAGATCAGACCGAACTGAGCTTTGACCGGGTGCTGGTCGTCGGCGGCGGCGACGCCCCGCGGATCGGCGCTCCCTACGTCAGCGGCGCGACGGTCAAGGCGGAGGTTCTCACCGAAGTCCGCGGCGACAAGATCACGATCATCAAGTTCCGCCGCCGCAAGAACTATCGCCGCAAGAACGGGCACCGCCAGCGCTTCCTGCGCGTCCGCGTCACCGACATCGCCGGCTGA
- a CDS encoding MFS transporter, translating into MWRGVSLRKLALLLIGPLIVEAVSTLIPMWMLMQTVATGYEPRAQMLIASLGAAGYATSAFIAGKWVTPATAPRLMLASIVLAVCSGLLAFAFPMYGAFLVIAPMMGACIGHYYVPFQINMAHVKPFHTLAWSVALYNMAWGSGASLGPFMGTWFREQPVLLLGSIAAGLMLVHTLLCILERAAPAPIAPMHPTPAFTSTARQRLNAWLCFFAVNISIRGLYSTLWPYLAKSHGWSDQRTAIGLLAMWAPVPLAAPLWAKLRHRLHEPWIMLASMMLGVSGFVALPLVDTFGWAIACLVLVGVAESCTVFHMVFYANADASTQIRSVGISETLAGCCFVLGPTTAGLLAWDATVSWRPYAFCVTLLCVMMLTVALRRIKLGPNRG; encoded by the coding sequence ATGTGGCGCGGCGTTTCACTTCGCAAGCTGGCTCTGCTGCTCATCGGGCCGTTGATCGTCGAGGCGGTGTCGACGCTCATTCCGATGTGGATGCTGATGCAGACGGTGGCGACGGGGTACGAGCCGCGGGCGCAGATGCTCATCGCATCGCTGGGCGCGGCGGGGTATGCGACGAGTGCGTTCATCGCCGGCAAGTGGGTCACGCCGGCGACGGCCCCGCGGTTGATGCTGGCGTCGATTGTCTTGGCGGTGTGCAGCGGGCTGCTGGCGTTCGCGTTTCCGATGTATGGGGCGTTCCTGGTGATCGCGCCGATGATGGGCGCGTGCATCGGGCACTATTACGTGCCGTTTCAGATCAACATGGCGCACGTCAAGCCGTTCCATACGCTGGCGTGGTCGGTGGCGCTGTACAACATGGCCTGGGGCAGCGGCGCGTCGCTCGGGCCGTTCATGGGCACATGGTTCCGCGAGCAGCCGGTGCTGCTTTTGGGTTCGATCGCGGCGGGGTTGATGCTGGTGCACACGCTCTTGTGCATCCTGGAGCGTGCCGCCCCGGCGCCGATCGCCCCAATGCATCCGACGCCGGCGTTCACCTCGACGGCCCGGCAGCGGCTCAACGCCTGGCTGTGCTTTTTCGCGGTGAACATTTCGATTCGCGGTCTGTACAGCACGCTCTGGCCCTACCTCGCCAAGTCGCACGGGTGGAGCGATCAGCGGACGGCGATCGGGCTATTGGCCATGTGGGCGCCGGTGCCGCTGGCGGCGCCGCTGTGGGCGAAGCTGCGTCATCGGCTGCATGAACCGTGGATCATGCTCGCGAGCATGATGCTGGGCGTGAGCGGCTTCGTCGCCCTGCCGCTCGTCGATACGTTCGGGTGGGCGATCGCGTGCCTGGTGCTTGTCGGCGTCGCTGAAAGCTGCACGGTGTTTCACATGGTGTTCTACGCCAACGCCGACGCGTCGACGCAGATTCGCAGCGTGGGGATTTCCGAAACGCTGGCCGGCTGCTGCTTCGTGCTGGGGCCGACGACGGCGGGACTTTTGGCATGGGACGCAACGGTGTCGTGGCGCCCGTATGCGTTTTGCGTGACGCTGCTTTGCGTGATGATGCTCACGGTCGCGCTGCGGCGAATCAAGCTGGGGCCCAATCGCGGGTAG